ttcccgattacggtcaatcgaacgcaacCTAAATGAGACTTAACATACAGTCCAGACTACCTCAAACTTAAATAGCTTCTTTGGGTCTAAGGCTCAAGGCTACAGAGAAGTTAAAATTCCTACTTGCCCATCAGACAAGGAAACTTCATGTTGACCCACTGGCCACTCGAGGCCTATATATTTCTCATAAGTGTCTAAAAATCTTGATGCCTGTTGCTTTTATTTAATTCTATGAGCTTGTCCAAGGGGCAAGTGGTCAGAGAAAGTGGCTTGCCCAAACATTAAATCTAAGGATGTTACTACAGGAGCGCGAGGAAGCCAGGGGCTAATACATGTATGGCATTAATAAGGTCAGACGTGAATCCAGAACAATAAGGTTAGGCCAGATTATGATCAAGATCTAATTACGCACAACTGTTATCACAGCAATATGTCATGGATTGAATAAAGCTTGGTGAAGGTAGGCCAATGTCACAATTGAATTCCTGTGTCATTGACATTTTCACTGGGACATGAAAACACCAACAAACAAATGAGCCAACTAAATGTGTTCAATCGTGGACAAATTacaatggaacagaaatgccccttCCCTCTACATCAAGGACCAAAACACACCATTTTCCCATCTTTGATTTTGGGCAGAGGGGTGGCATCAATTTCCTatttaatttgtccaaaattgtagcccccacccccccccacccaaaaaaaaaataaaataaaataaaataataataataataaaattaattaatgaacaCTTTCATATTTAAAACTACTTGAGGAAACTGTGCCAAGTCAGGCAATATACATTGTATTGTAGCCTACAAACATGGAGACTTTTTCCTGGGTATGTTTCCTCTGTGCCTTTGGTGTTGAGAGAATTGACAGCCTAAAATGATTGTATGTAGCtatctcatcatcatcatcatcatcatcagttcTTTCTTCCTGTATGGAGAATAGGGCCGGAAATCATGCTCCTCCCCGATACCCTGTTTGCTGCCGCCAATCCTGCCTCAGCCCAAGAGTTGAAACCCATTGtggacaaattattattattattattattattattattattattattattagtagtagtagtagtagtagtagtagtattatctGTCCTATTCTCAAGCTGATCTTATGCAATATATTCCTACCAAGAAGTGGGTCATAGCAAATGACCAATTTTGAAAGGTACTTGGTTTGACTTTCTCCTTTCCAATCAGTTCTCTGGCACTCTCCTAAATATCTGAGCCATTCCATgcaaagctgtttttttttaatgctaatTGAATTCCGAGTTGAACAATCCATTTCAGAAAGATGGACTGAACGCACTTGTCATACATCCAAGAGGtctaagggttagggttagggttagagttaacgactagttatagctgtcgctaaagtgccaacgagccaagcttgcatgatctggcgcctggcggctgcaaacatcacgcggcgtactcgtgcggcactctcattggttatcgctacgatcaacatttcatcgctttggtctacattacagcttttggtctacattacactcaaatttgaagcgcttctgagatttcgtccgcctaaaaatcttctcgcagCTCTATAAGCtaccgcctcgccaggccttctgtcttcagaaggcctgactcgttggcaataatcgaggtgaatagtggcagaatagtTACAGAGTCGCGAAGCGGAGAGGTAAATAATCTGCCACTTATAATATTCaacgagattgaaaagaataataagtgatctcaacaacactCGATCTCAacatttgaagaagaaaaccaTTCAGAGTCGAttaattgacatctcaattcacGCATGGAAAGCATGCAAGTGGTATGAAGCATgtgcgaaagtgtttacagaagcttcaaacatggcaaatctaaataaccttcatTGAAATCGTCatcacaaaatagcaaaatggtcatttaacaccATTCAAATCAGCAACCttaatcgaaagtctgcttgttaaaacattttcacggTCAATGGAGGCTCTAATTGAGGTGGGCATTGCTTTGTTGTAATATGAACCGCCTTGTTCATTTGCAGCCATGTATAACTTTCTtacaaacaattttttaaattccTCTTTTTAGattttcttgatttcagtaaaAATAGAATTATTCCGAGTGAACTGTTGGCAGGAAGATTGTTcactttttagaaataattatttggtaaaacgaattcaaacactggctggcaaaaatataAAGTCTTCTcttatctttgaaaactttctgGCCAGATTTTGTGGCCCCCTTTGTATTCTCTGTTACAGCATCATTGTGTAATCTTAATATTTCTGATTCAGAAATGCTGGTGAAATGAGAGTTTTTGCcggtcattttgtttgtttcagatCGTGCGCATTATTGACTCCTTAGGGactgaataatgctcaattactccgagatagtgaaccaatcagattgcttgaaacacaaagatcactgagtgagtacatactactactactactactaataaggaaattaataataataacaataataattattattattatttataattataattataattattattatcattaagatctgagtgatcctcacacttaacTAGACAATTGAAGCAATTTATCATTGTCACTTTATAGACAAATGAAGAATTCAGGTCAGCgtcaacaggattcgaacacAAACACCTCTGTGATGCTGGTGCAatactctaccgactgagctatgaCGCTACACAAAGAGGTCGTGGGTTTGAGTCCCGTTGAAACTCTCTGATATGCCATGAGCTTAGCACTAATACTGAATGCTACTGGCTCGTTACAACTCACCATAAAACTCAACAGACCAGTTAAAATGGTGGAAACAGACCATGCTGGATTCCAAGTGTCAGGATGAAAATCACTTATAGACAGACACAATCTGAAAGACACAGCAAAACAAAGACAGTTTGAACAACATTAAGCCTACAATGCGATGAATAGGTCGAAAGCTCATAGCATTACTCAAAAGAGTACTTACCTGGTATTGACTTTAAAGCGTCCATTTGGTGTGATCATAAATATTCTTGGTGGTTTGAAAGGAAAATCTTTAGGAAAAACTAGTTTACCATGATAGTATCCTCCTGTAAGAATATGAAAACATAAAAAGTGTTCAAACTTTTAGAGCAAATGCCTAACTAACTTAGAGTTATAAAACACCTTTAAAGAAGCAAACAATTTTCACATGGCACACCCAATCACCCCAAATTGTCCCAATGTGGCTATTCGAAAGATGCACCTGTTACTGCAAACAAATACCGGTAATGTTGTtctgaaaaagataacttcagtatccacaataataataataataataataataataataataatatacttcATTGACTACTCCCATAGGGTCTTTTCAGGGACAATACAAAGTGGCTCAAGGCATAAGGCACCTCTGGCAACTGTTATATGGTTCATGTCTGATGTAgaagcacagcaccacagcctgatgcaATTACCTGTGAGTCCATTGTAATTATTCTGCGTGGATAATGCAGATGTAACCATATGAAAATGCTGTACAAGATATTAGGCAAATTCATTCTGGGGATGAAGTGGGTTATAAATGTGACAGAAACTCAAGTAAACTTCAGACTAACTTTTGATACAAGTTTTCATACTAAATGTCATACTCAACTCGGCCTAGTATGAACCCGCCTATTGACCCAATAATGGCATACTTAAAATGGTTTTCCATTCACATGTTGTTCAGAGGGCTCCAGCTTCCCGGTTTGAAGAAATGAGGGTGAGGGGAGGGTTTTCCCGTTGTAATGAACTTTACattgtctctgtggtcaaagcgggccatcatcgcgctcaacaatttgatcgacagtcatcactacaaacgtcacaaaaagataagaatgacagaattccattcaccttcactttccatcctcataatcacacagtcaaaagcatcattctttgtaattttaaattactccaaaatgatcccgagactggtagaatcttttcgcaacctccacttatttcattcaaacgcgacaaaaacgtaggcaactttttagttagaagcgcactcaaaactaacaagcaacccggcactttcaaatgtgcgcgctcacgatgcaaacttgtcttttcattgttaacactagcaagatatcggggcctaagcgatctgttaagatcaccgatcgtttcacatgcacctccgcaaatgtcatttaatgcataacctgtacgttatgcaataaattatacattggtgagacaggtagacgactaggtgaccgattccgcgaacaccttcgcgatgttgagaagaatgacaaggatgcatccaagccagttgctcgccattttaatctgcctaaccactccaaaaaacacatggctatctgcagcctttccctacatctaggtacgacggaaagccgcaagaatctggaacaaaaattcatctttcaaatcggcacccttaatcctcatggtattagcgaacgcttttcatttaactaatatattcctatttttcacgttgccatgttaccaccaatagcgtagtacacgtaacccataatccctcgattcgctctgacgaagggctaatgctcgaaacgtcagcttttagaatctttgtacggtggtcaatttacattatcaactccgttgataaaaccaaatttttgtatactacttccccacctacgcagtaccacagtttctttagaaaccacCCCTTCATTCTTACATTAAGAGAGCCTGCCTGagaatctacatgtacattttttgTTGATAAGAAAACAATCTTCACAAGAATCAAAGTTCTTCTGAGAGAAGTCTTACACAAGTGTGTCTGCATCATCCACTTAGAATAATTAAAATGGATGAAAGGTAATAAGCACTATCGGCGAGATAGCACTGAAATTTAGATTCAGACATTCTGCATTTGTTGATAACAAAAGAATCTTACAAGAATAATACTTCTTGCGAGAAAACTTTCATACGGGTGCGTCTGCATCATCCACTCCGAAACATTACAATGGGTGGAAGGGAATGACCACTATTGGCTAGACAGCTTTGAAATTAAAATCCAGAGGGCGAAAACGGTTGAGACCGCATCCGAAAATAGCTATCGATCTCTGGTACATGTACAAATGACAAATCATGTTTGCTTAAGAATTGTGTCTAACCTGTGTATGGCGTATTTTCCGGCCCACGTACAACGTAATGCCTGCCACGAGAATGACATAATATCCCAGTAAAAAAAAGATTAGGAGAAAATGCTAAcgtaaaaacatgaaacgttcaACTTGAAATatgaaaagatgaaaaattGCTACAAACCATTCCAGAATATTTGAAGGTAATGGGAGCGCTGTTATGTACGGAACAGGATCTTTTACAATTCGCAAATAATCCTGCCGTAATCTTGACGCTGCCGTTGTATGTACTCGTTTGTGGGAGGCCATACAAACAAGAAGAACGTCGATATCGTGACAGGAAATGGAGGACGTCTTCTACCTTGCTATTCTATTACCCAGAAGGGCACAGaagcattctcgttcccagagctgcgcgccaaaatctcgtacccagagtcctcgggcttttgggccagcgggtgagcgcccggagagactctgggataatcgatttgaactatatttttgattggctgcttgcgtaacaatggcagtccgacaggaagtcggtaagtaattcggaagccccagaatttggagggagattcaaaatctaaaacaagtttcagtgctgattgattttttctacctcagaaatatataaatcacaaaaataataaaacgacgaggtttgaattatgtcatataccgcacgggaattttcccacgctgctaaaactgcaaaaatgtgattactgttgctgttgcaaaagtaccgtgggaaaacattacatcagtctctttgaggacaaatccgtggaataaggtcttgtcgaagccattcagaattacggaaacatcaaattgtagaagaagaggacatttgtgtcgtttccacaaaaaaaaattgtcgatcgtgttgcttgcacgatggcattctcattgcattctgtacggtggaatgtacgctgaaacaccaaaaatacactcaccgaaagcgtcagaggtttcatcttcacttgctcttacagcaagccaatgatcatttctccagtttctttgtgtgtaaggctaaaattcttgtttctcaaacactttcaacccgccatttctactgttaacggttttctcttttctgcttccgtttaaactcaaccatacgtcataagaccggaacccacgttttctgggaaaatggagtcgattatcccagagtctctccgggcgctcacccgctggccaaaaagcccgaggactctgggtacgagattgtgcGCGCCACGGATCAATCCGGCGCTGGCGACGGCGCTGGCCAAAATATTCGCATAatccgtggcgctggccaagaggatcgcagctcagGGAACGCagaccaaaaaaatcaactgGAATTTCGGGACTGTCAGAAGATTGCAACAAGGGGAGATGATGTTGACTTTTTTTCCTGTGAACTGAAGGGATGTTACCTACCgtaaaattccaaaaataaGCTTCTCCTTGTATAGGCCACTGCAAATATAATCTCCCCAAAGTGGTAACGCACTGAAAACCCTTCATTAAATCGCTccttgtacttggaaaattgccctaaaatacaaagtaaaacaaatcagAAACGGTTAATTTACTTCCAACTATAAGGCTAGCCCAATCGATTTggaaacgcaaatttccctccATAGATAAGCCTCGCCAAAAATAAGCCCCtcgaaaaggcctttgaaaaatataagccccTGGGcctattttcggaattttacggtattttGGATGCAATAGAGGAAGATAAAACATAAGTCATTAATCAAGTCTTTGGGACTTAGTGATCCTAGACATAACTGATGTAAAGGGTTGTGCAAAAGCCCTAGCCCATAACTAGGAACGAACAACAGCCTTATATTCCTTTCACAGCGTTTTCACAGATAGAATTTCCCGCGAAGGAGACTCCAGCaagagcccgatgaccaatcacaagaaacgaACTTGAcatcatagcgtcaccgaaccggaactgtctttgtttttctttacggAAAAGGTAGTGTAAAATTAGATGTCTGTAAGAATGTAGTGAGTAATAAGTCTGCTAAGTATGGAAGATGTTCGGTCCTACTCATGGGCTTTTGGCTTACGAAGGAATgagaacaaaaaaaagttaTAAGTCTAGCTTGTGAACTTTATCCGGTGCTGCCATGTTGCATATCGTAAACACTTCCATAAGAGAGTTCGAAGGCTGCACTAGTACAGCCCGTGCTTTACAtcactgaaactgaaactggaaAAACAAGGATCCCCCGAGTGAGAGTAAGAGGGGAAAACGTTTTGCAAAAGATTAAGAGAATAAAAACCTCAACCCTAACGAGGGGCCCGTTTCTGGCCGAAAGTTCAGCAGACCTCGAATCCAACACTGCGATCCACTTGTGTTACAGCAGTTAACAGTCTCACGCGTCCctcaatgaattttttttttcatttttctaaaccaggagcccatgacgaGGGCCGTTCCATAGACCCAGTAGGTGTATCGCAGTTGCAGGCTCCCGGAAATCTCCTGTCGACGCTAAATTTGGGTGCACGTTAATCAAATATTTCCATGACGAAATCGATTGCCAAGTGAACAggactattgtcatggaaacatttgagtgacgtccacccaaatttagtttcgaaaaatgaaaataagtcgttgaggggcgcgtctgactgataaccgctgtaataCTGGCTGGTCCAGTCCGTTCTCAAGGTTCAAAGGGAATAGGCTATTTCCgggttcatgtctgcctcctgttcaaagcgagtctaagtgcgaagtttctgttatgaaaataagttttcattcagatgtaaagtagaactaattaccatcacaaaaacattgcatttatactcgctttgaagaggaggcagacatgaactcggaaatggctcaAAATTTGCACCCGAAAAAGGTCCCCTTGGTACCAATGCCAATCTCAACAATGCTAACTCCGCTGCCCTAATAGCAATTCTGGGGCACGATCAAAATCAGTTTAGGAATGTTCAGGGTTGTTTTTACATTTCACAATCGGATATGGCCCTTTCGCGGTAACGACAAAGGTCCAAAAACAGAAAACTGAGGCGCTTtccttgaaagtcccgaaaactttctgggcccgaaaagccatttgtgaaaattCCAACCGCTTATTTTGAAAAGCAGAtcttttaacattcttttaaGCAAACTAAAAGAAACGTGTCTGTGacgtttgacgacttaaatcctctccgttcttgagatacaaacggCATATTGACACCCGaaatttcgggactttcgagaaacgggtacGTGGTCTAATTACCCTGGGGAACCTGTGGCATCTTTTCTGCCAACAGTCTGGGTACTAATGATCAACCATGGTGGATTACAAGACAAATTAAGGTAAAATACTCGCGAAAATGTTTTAAACTTAGCCTTTCTTAGGGATGAAGTGGTtatatttacaaaataatttcaaagtTATATCTCTGCCTGTTGTAGAAAACGTACTGGAAGGAAGGAATGTGAAATGGTGTTTTTAAAGCAGCCTTTTTCGTATATGTCTTCCTGTCCTGACACTCGGAAGCCTAACTTTATAATAAGTTACAGTAAATGAGAAGACTTACAACTTCCTTCAGCTGTTTTTACCTTGGAAGGAGACTATGATTTAGATTCAACGATTCTTCattgctttctttctttattcaTACTTAGGGGAGATTAAACTTGGCTGGAAATCTACGTTTATGCCGGGTGATCGTGAGCGGAGAATACTGCAGAAAACTCTTCTACACGAGCTGGGCAATTGTGAGTGAATACTTCTTCCTCGAGGCCAACAAGGTATTACTGTGTTCTAAAGGAAATGGCCCATTATATCTGTGAATAGTGTACAAGATAGAGCCTTTTAATGTGATGGTTTGGGGCATTAATTTTACCATTCCTTTGTGTCAAATGTATGATGTAAATCAAACCAGTGTGTAGGGAAGATATCAGTTTGCAAACGTTTCGCTTTTCAAATGTGACAACTTCAGAAAAAAAGTCTTATTTTCACCGGCCAATAACTCGTAAGCGTTAAATGATAACAATCTCCTCGTTGTTGCACTAGAAATGGAATGGGTCCCACTTACAGGTATTACAAAGTAATTTCAAGTTTGTGGTTACTGCAGAATACCCTTGTCAATTTTGGCACCAATACTCACATTTGACTGCATTTGCTTAAAAagaggacaaaataaaaatagaacttATTGGATTCCAACAATAATATGTCATACAGATAGCAATGGGGGTTGcatgtttcttttgttcaaaaagtctttcaaataagctttagaacattattttttatttcagaggCACTTCATAAGGAACCATTGCAGTGACCAGACTAAAACTTGTAGCTTTTTATTTATGCAGTAACCAGACTACTCCTGTTTCTTTCTTCTCCTTACAGAAGGCTTCTCTCTTTCTTCCACTCCCTTAATTTCTTTTCCAattcttcttttgcttttttttttcctgaggtACTGgatcaattctgattggctgagagcagagCTGCTTTTGtaaacacagtgcaaaaaagagttaattcagtgcaaaagtAGTTAATTCAGTGCAAAGTACTCGCAGAATTCTCACTTTTGATTGGCAAATAAACAATAGAGTTTggtaagaaccaatcaaatcttttgcatTGGTTGCatgaaacttgaacttgaacttgtgGCGTGTGTCACTTCCGAACCAGAACTTGCTCTGTAATTTTGTTACGTATATTGTTAAAAGTAATCATACAACTTTTCTTGTTCAATGTGGAAATAATTTGCAATTTTGTGTTTTGATACTTTTTTGTAAAACCCActcatgcaaattatttccaaattgaactccaAGTTGtctgattacctatacaaattaaGACACAATTTTAGGACCTGCACATTTGTTTAGTACAGAGCACCTTGAGAGAGTGAAATGGCAGAGAAAGAAGTGAAGGCCGGCTTTAGTCACAGCAATAACTTGGAGCAATATGTACTGTTGGCAAAGTCTGCAAGAGGAGCTGGCGTGGTTGCTCTTATACAGCAGGCTCTGGAAGCTCCTGGAGTGTATGTATTTGGAGAACTTATGGAGATGCCATCTGTTAAAGAGGTACTGGCAGAAGATGCATGCtttttcaatttgtaaataaagtgtGCAATCCTTTACTTGCAGCCTAGTGACCAAAATCTCTAGGGACTCATTACAGATGTTGTGCAATGGATattattaaaacaaacaaaactaatGACTGATACATTAGTCGCCaattggtgtaacacaaacacaCCCTTTGCTCAGATTagcaaatctgttcagaaatGTAATACTGCACACAAACAAAGTGTAAGAATCTAGTCGTAGCATACAggaatgttaataataattattattgatcatttatttggcatgttagctgtgtcctttcaacttttaacgtggtgcaccaatagtgcagaagacctcattttttttacttgtcccaactaatgtcgGTCAAGATTCATAATTGCTGTTCCCttatgttcaaaatgtctttagggcagtaaaaacgtgtttttttatCCTGAAACGTTGAAAAACAACCTTAAATTTGCTCAGGAAAAAATTGCATAATCTACCCTGCAAATTGCGCACAATTTGCACTTtttcatcgcaccctatcaAAAGGCCTGTCTTGGGTGATTCCAATTTCCTCCACCTTGATTATTCTAGAAATTCCTAAACACCTCATCGTCCACTTGGTTAATTCACTTTTCCTTAACTtaacttaaaaaagaaaatagcactttatTTTTTAATCTTCCATTTTCAGCTAGAAAAGTCAGAAAATTCAGCCCATTGGAATCTTCTAAACATATTTGCTTTGGGAACTTTTGCAGAATATAAAGGTGAGAATTGTTAAATCTTGGAAACTTCAAATATCTTTTTTGTCTATATACaggcattaaaattaatgttgtgtTCAGTCATAATTAAGTCATAATGGCATTAATCTGTATTTTTTGCAGCAAATGTCAGTTCCTTACCTGCCCTTACTCCTCCGCAACTTAAGAAATTACGTCATTTAACAATAGTCTCCTTAGCAGCCAAATCAAAGGTAAATTATTTTGCGCGTCTGTATTGAAAAATGGAAATACTGTACTTCTATATGGAGTTTTTTAGGGaagcgcggtggcctcatggttagtgtgctcgactctggatcgagtggtccgggttcaggtcctggctgaggatattgtgttgtgttcttgggcaagacactttactcccacggtgcctctctccacccaggtgtataaatgggtaccggcgaatttaatgctgggggtaaccctgcgatggactggcatcccatccaggggggagtaaaaaaaatactcctagtcgcttcatgccacagaaaccgggataagctccggctctgatgggccacttggcttgtAAACAGACTTTACATTTTTATAggaagtttttaatttttaaattatttagtGAAGAAAATgcatcaaagataatttttagGGAAAAACCTGTGGACTCAGGTAATTTGTCATTTATGTTGGGGTTTCCAGTATTTTTTGTAGCATTTTATAAACTAGTGGTACCagagttaacccattgacccctgggagggAGACTTCACAGATATTATtgtaacgccagatgattttttACATAGCAACTGGAGGTGTCCCAGGGCACCTGAGtgatcaatgggttaaaaagtaCACACAACCCAATTTTGAAGAGTACAGGCCTGTTTAAATGGTTTCAGCATATACTTCAACTTGCAaatcaacactttgttgaaccaaatgtttgGTGCATTTGAAGAGGTCGTCCAACATGTATGGTTGAAAGCATTTAAAATGTTGAAAGCCTGTCgaaagcgtgttgaatcaagtttaaatcggttAAACTTTGATTCAACATCGATTTGACTTTTCTTctgttctcgaaaatgttgaattgtgttgaagctgtttgaacACTCTTTTCGTAACAATAATTTGCAAACCACACGCATGCTCACTTCAGTCCACAGACTAGTCAATATGGCATAGTTTATCTGGACAAGAGAGTTCTAGTTCTCAGTTCCTCGCGATCAAATTTCATGAGAGTGTTGGTTATTTTTTTGGCGCAATGTTTGGAACCGTTTTGCAAGAACGGCCTttgcacaactttgtttttgcatccaacatttgcccaacatccgttcaactttTGCTGAACGAAAGTTGGTCAAATGTAACCATTTAAACAGGCCTTAAGAGGATGTTAGGTCCAATGCTGACCTCTTTGTTTTGTCGTTTTGTTAGTTCATTCCTTACAGTGTGTTATTACGAGAGCTTGATATCGACAACCTTAGAGAACTAGAGGTAGGTACTGTTGGGTGTTGTCAAGTTGTAAACCTTAATTGCCTGGATTTGTTCTCAACATTCAAGTCTTGAAAAACCAAATTTAAATCTGGGATCTCTCGCTTTTTTCCCCTTAAGTTTGTAAATTGTTATTGGTAGtgtaaatctgtcataataagaCTTAGTACGTGTACATGTGTACATCTCGAAACAACTGTGAGAGATAAAAACAGACTTTTCTCCcattttgtcacaatttttgtaattaaaaggaAACTTAAATCTTACAGGCTTCATCAAAAAGAATATGTTAGAAGTAGCTTCTTTCAATTGtctatatacatgtacttcGAGAGGTTTTGGGTGAATACAAGTCATGTCACAGCAATCTCGAATCaagtttttgtattttagttaTCCTTCTCCTACAGAGGTAAGCGAAGGTCGCTTATTTCAGACCTTGGCCAGGATTatcagaataataatttgtgTGAATTGAATATAGTAAATTTCACATCAAGCTCGGCATTTATTTTGATCTCAAGCCCATAAAGGCGTAAACCAGTTAACAACACCTCTCACTCAGCCATGAGAGTGGCTTGCTATTACTGACACCATCATTAATCCTCTAAGCCCCATAGtgcccacgtacagattttactctgcctaacgccagacgattttacttgtcaatggggcccccctcagggcttaaagggttaatggcaTGTTTGTAGTCAATGGTCATATGACTGATAGAAGAGTTTGTATTGAAACCAATCTTAATttataccagcctgaattcatACTTGTCTCTTGTAATCAGTACCTAAGTGGAGATAACCTTTAGCTTTCCAGATGCAGTCTGTGATTGGAGTATGAAACAATAGATGATACATTAGAAACAGTGCACCTATATGTAGCCCCAGGGCTACATGTAAAACTCAATTCCAGTGTTTGCTGGCTGGCCGGTccactttctttgatttcatggTCGAACAGGACATAATTAAGTGGCCCTGGATTTCCATAAGTTGAATGTCTCAAGGATTTTTAAAGCAATAGCGAAGCATTTTGGTGAGGCTGGAGCGGTCACATGGCAACAGAAAAATCAATATTGCGTCTCATAATGTATCGATCGTCTAAGAATTTCCTCTTT
Above is a window of Montipora capricornis isolate CH-2021 chromosome 6, ASM3666992v2, whole genome shotgun sequence DNA encoding:
- the LOC138051727 gene encoding ubiquitin-conjugating enzyme E2 J2-like, with amino-acid sequence MASHKRVHTTAASRLRQDYLRIVKDPVPYITALPLPSNILEWHYVVRGPENTPYTGGYYHGKLVFPKDFPFKPPRIFMITPNGRFKVNTRLCLSISDFHPDTWNPAWSVSTILTGLLSFMVETSPTLGSIDTSEFQKRQLALQSGPFNLKDKTFCELFPDIEEEIHEKMRERGEEREKKKETTTGNTQGGVAGATREGNNGLISSTLVNICVIIGFAAFAYTVKCVLKAVDNS